One Halobacterium sp. DL1 DNA window includes the following coding sequences:
- a CDS encoding alpha/beta hydrolase produces MSELDPELAAVVERVRVAGVPEWHELSVPAARRVEDEVFTAKNPREVAFARDLAFDGPAGEVPVRVYHDDPERPAPVVVFYHGGGWTLGTLDSIGGVCRELAARADCVVVSVDYRLAPEHPFPAGLDDAYAALEWTVDNAAAFGGDPDSVAVAGTSAGGNLAAAVALRARAFDGPDLAHQALLYPMTDRNTSRKSYREHGDGPLLTRADVEWFWAQYCRSPVDAANPYASVLRAPDHGDLPPATVVTAGHDPLRDEGEAYASALDAGGTPVEHHHYPSMAHGFLSLTDDVAAADDAMDRLAARLG; encoded by the coding sequence GTGAGCGAACTCGACCCGGAACTGGCGGCGGTCGTCGAGCGGGTTCGCGTTGCCGGCGTCCCGGAGTGGCACGAACTCTCCGTCCCGGCCGCGCGCCGCGTGGAGGACGAGGTGTTCACCGCCAAAAACCCGCGAGAGGTCGCGTTCGCCCGTGACCTCGCGTTCGACGGCCCCGCGGGCGAGGTGCCCGTCCGCGTCTACCACGACGACCCAGAGCGACCAGCACCCGTCGTCGTCTTCTACCACGGCGGCGGGTGGACACTCGGGACGCTGGACTCCATCGGCGGCGTCTGCCGGGAACTCGCCGCCCGCGCGGACTGCGTCGTCGTCAGCGTCGACTACCGCCTCGCGCCCGAACACCCGTTCCCAGCGGGCCTCGACGACGCTTACGCCGCACTGGAGTGGACCGTCGACAACGCGGCCGCGTTCGGTGGTGACCCGGACAGCGTCGCCGTCGCGGGGACGAGCGCGGGCGGCAACCTCGCGGCCGCCGTCGCGCTTCGCGCACGGGCGTTCGACGGACCCGACCTCGCCCACCAGGCGCTGCTCTACCCGATGACTGACCGGAACACGAGCCGGAAGTCCTACCGAGAGCACGGAGATGGCCCGCTGCTCACCCGCGCTGACGTCGAGTGGTTCTGGGCCCAGTACTGCCGGAGTCCCGTCGACGCCGCGAACCCGTACGCGAGCGTCCTGCGCGCCCCCGACCACGGCGACCTGCCGCCAGCGACAGTCGTCACCGCCGGACACGACCCGCTCCGGGACGAGGGAGAGGCGTACGCCTCCGCCCTCGACGCCGGCGGGACACCGGTCGAGCACCACCACTACCCGTCGATGGCCCACGGATTCCTCAGCCTCACCGACGACGTCGCCGCCGCGGACGACGCGATGGACCGCCTCGCAGCCCGCCTCGGCTGA
- a CDS encoding ABC transporter gives MSSPASDAAADRRVERSGNSFFGDVWVNFKRWNLKAVRNPFVLVVSLVQPIIFLVLFTEVFGNVAGDAVNRGIPGINYETYLVPAIAIQVALAAAITSGIGLVNDIENGMFEKVLVSPMNRTAVFVGKTAAEVFRIAIQISIILGLGVLLGAEIATGVVGAVAIVAVGILFSLWFLALSNSLAVITRDQESTIIAANLLQFPLLFLSSAFLPLDSLPGWVQTFASLNPVTYGVDAARSLMLDRDVASVVDVSVFGGTLDGVVPGIVVLVALDLVLGAIAVVLLSRASSSDVR, from the coding sequence ATGAGTTCGCCCGCCAGCGACGCGGCCGCCGACCGCCGCGTCGAGCGCTCCGGCAACTCCTTCTTCGGGGACGTCTGGGTGAACTTCAAGCGCTGGAACCTCAAGGCCGTCCGCAACCCGTTCGTGCTCGTGGTGTCGCTCGTCCAGCCCATCATCTTCCTCGTGCTGTTCACGGAGGTGTTCGGCAACGTCGCGGGCGACGCCGTCAACCGCGGCATCCCCGGCATCAACTACGAGACGTACCTCGTTCCAGCCATCGCCATACAGGTCGCGCTCGCCGCGGCCATCACGTCGGGCATCGGTCTGGTCAACGACATCGAGAACGGGATGTTCGAGAAGGTGCTCGTCTCGCCGATGAACCGGACGGCCGTCTTCGTCGGCAAGACCGCCGCGGAGGTGTTCCGCATCGCCATCCAGATATCGATCATCCTCGGTCTCGGCGTGCTGCTCGGCGCGGAGATCGCGACCGGAGTGGTCGGCGCCGTCGCCATCGTCGCCGTCGGCATCCTGTTCTCGCTGTGGTTCCTCGCGCTGTCGAACTCCCTGGCCGTCATCACCCGCGACCAGGAGTCGACCATCATCGCCGCGAACCTCCTCCAGTTCCCGCTGCTGTTCCTCTCGAGTGCGTTCCTCCCACTGGACTCGCTCCCGGGGTGGGTCCAGACGTTCGCCAGCCTCAACCCCGTCACGTACGGCGTCGACGCCGCCCGGTCGCTGATGCTCGACCGGGACGTAGCGAGCGTCGTCGACGTGTCGGTGTTCGGCGGGACCCTCGACGGCGTCGTCCCCGGAATCGTGGTGTTGGTCGCCCTCGACCTCGTGCTCGGCGCCATCGCTGTGGTCCTGCTGTCGCGGGCGTCGAGTTCCGACGTGCGCTGA
- a CDS encoding ABC transporter substrate-binding protein produces MARTLGRRDVIAGLTAGAGALAGCSALAGDPGPTVSLLAAGSLNNALENGLRPAVDANLQVEARGSAEVARLVAEGQKDPDIVSVADVALFDGPMEPDWYAEFATNSVVLAYNQDTDGGQRIAEAGPDRWYRPLLEGDVALGRTDPDLDPLGYRTLFVLELATEYYGTTENLRKTIPRRGQVYPETQLVSQFETGSVNAAVAYRSMAVERGYDYVELPPEIDLSTPEYADRYASVSYELPGGTVVTGAPISYGSTARRESTAVVDVFGEQTTGQYLREYGFVVPQDYPRYTGNVPENVAN; encoded by the coding sequence ATGGCGCGCACGCTCGGTCGCCGGGACGTCATCGCCGGTCTCACCGCCGGCGCGGGAGCGCTCGCGGGGTGCTCTGCGCTGGCCGGCGACCCGGGGCCGACTGTGTCCCTGCTGGCTGCCGGGAGCCTCAACAACGCCCTCGAGAACGGGCTCCGGCCGGCCGTCGACGCGAACCTGCAAGTCGAGGCGCGTGGCTCCGCCGAAGTCGCTCGCCTCGTCGCGGAGGGCCAGAAAGACCCCGACATCGTGTCGGTCGCTGACGTCGCGCTGTTCGACGGCCCGATGGAACCCGACTGGTACGCGGAGTTCGCGACTAACTCGGTGGTCCTCGCCTACAACCAGGACACCGACGGCGGGCAGCGCATCGCCGAGGCGGGGCCCGACCGGTGGTACCGGCCGCTGCTCGAGGGCGACGTCGCGCTCGGCCGGACCGACCCGGACCTGGACCCGCTCGGCTACCGGACGCTGTTCGTGCTCGAACTGGCCACGGAGTACTACGGAACGACAGAGAACCTCCGGAAGACGATTCCACGCCGCGGGCAGGTCTACCCGGAGACGCAACTCGTCAGTCAGTTCGAGACGGGGTCGGTCAACGCGGCCGTCGCGTACCGGAGCATGGCTGTCGAGCGGGGCTACGACTACGTCGAGTTACCCCCCGAAATCGACCTGAGCACGCCCGAGTACGCGGACCGGTACGCGTCGGTGTCCTACGAACTTCCGGGCGGGACGGTCGTCACGGGCGCCCCCATCAGTTACGGGTCGACCGCTCGCCGCGAATCGACCGCAGTGGTCGACGTGTTCGGCGAACAGACGACGGGACAGTACCTCCGAGAGTACGGCTTCGTGGTGCCCCAGGACTACCCACGCTACACCGGCAATGTTCCCGAGAACGTCGCGAACTGA
- a CDS encoding daunorubicin ABC transporter ATPase translates to MPTPQSESPAEPAATRTEEARSRAPAIDVEGLGLTYADGTEAVRSVDMTVPEGEFFGFLGPNGAGKTTTIKVLATLLSPTAGDVHVNGFDVRSEPRKVRQSIGYMAQETSIDPELTAEENIRFACEAYGVPRGDRQDRIDELLELVGLEEVADKRAEEFSGGMKKRLDAATALVHQPPLVFLDEPTTGLDPKARNRLWDYFRRINDRGTTIFLTTQYLEEADQLCDRLSVILDGNIVAEGSPADLKREVGGEVLDVELEGDGDARSRAANIAREFEAFDDASVSETETGISVTAETARQYGTDLLVALRDAGLTVTGFNIRAPTLDDVFLAITGEELDVETPEEGEVGR, encoded by the coding sequence ATGCCAACACCACAGTCCGAGTCGCCGGCCGAGCCGGCGGCGACCCGGACCGAAGAGGCGCGGTCCAGGGCTCCAGCAATCGACGTGGAGGGACTGGGACTGACGTACGCCGACGGTACCGAGGCCGTCCGGAGCGTCGACATGACCGTGCCGGAGGGGGAGTTCTTCGGCTTCCTCGGCCCGAACGGCGCGGGGAAGACGACCACCATCAAGGTGCTCGCGACGCTGCTCTCGCCGACAGCGGGTGACGTCCACGTCAACGGTTTCGACGTCCGCTCCGAACCCCGGAAGGTCCGCCAATCCATCGGCTACATGGCCCAGGAGACGAGCATCGACCCCGAACTGACCGCCGAGGAGAACATCCGATTCGCCTGCGAGGCCTACGGCGTCCCCCGGGGCGACCGCCAGGACCGCATCGACGAACTGCTCGAACTGGTCGGCCTCGAGGAGGTCGCCGACAAACGCGCGGAGGAGTTCTCCGGCGGGATGAAGAAACGCCTCGACGCAGCCACCGCGCTCGTCCACCAGCCGCCGCTCGTGTTCCTCGACGAACCGACGACGGGACTCGACCCGAAGGCCCGCAACCGGCTCTGGGACTACTTCCGCCGCATCAACGACCGGGGCACCACCATCTTTCTCACCACGCAGTACCTCGAGGAGGCCGACCAGCTCTGTGACCGCCTCTCGGTCATCCTCGACGGCAACATCGTCGCAGAGGGGAGCCCCGCCGACCTCAAGCGCGAGGTGGGCGGCGAGGTCCTCGACGTCGAACTGGAGGGCGACGGCGACGCCCGAAGCCGCGCCGCGAACATCGCCCGCGAGTTCGAGGCGTTCGACGACGCCTCCGTCTCGGAGACCGAGACCGGCATCAGCGTCACCGCCGAGACCGCGCGCCAGTACGGCACCGACCTGCTCGTCGCGCTCCGGGACGCGGGGCTGACGGTGACCGGATTCAACATCCGGGCACCGACTCTCGACGACGTGTTCCTCGCCATCACGGGCGAAGAGCTCGACGTCGAGACGCCCGAGGAGGGGGAGGTGGGTCGATGA
- a CDS encoding sulfate ABC transporter permease has product MFPRTSRTESVAGRFDWLSVAFVLGAVLLCYYLLPLLALVASQPPGAVLARLDDPEVLAAARTSLLGASASTVIATVFGLPLAYWLARTDGRLPTVVTAVVVLPLVLPPVVSGMVLLTVVGPNTLLGGAAGASGFPLTRSLAGVVLAQTFVASPFVVVTAKAAIESVDRSLEHASRSLGKRRFTTFRRVTLPLAWPGILAGVTLAFARAMGEFGATIMLAYYPRTMPVQIWVSFTTLGLENAFPVAVILVGIAVGTLVVLDVLGTNPLE; this is encoded by the coding sequence ATGTTCCCGAGAACGTCGCGAACTGAGTCCGTCGCCGGACGGTTCGATTGGCTCTCGGTCGCGTTCGTCCTCGGTGCGGTGTTGCTCTGTTACTACCTCCTGCCGCTGCTGGCACTCGTCGCGAGCCAGCCACCCGGCGCCGTCCTCGCTCGACTGGACGACCCCGAAGTGCTCGCGGCGGCCCGGACGTCGCTGCTCGGCGCCAGCGCGAGCACGGTCATCGCCACCGTGTTCGGCCTCCCGCTGGCGTACTGGCTCGCGCGCACCGACGGTCGGTTACCGACGGTCGTCACCGCCGTCGTCGTCCTCCCCCTGGTGTTGCCGCCGGTCGTCAGCGGGATGGTGCTGTTGACCGTCGTCGGGCCGAACACGCTGCTCGGGGGTGCGGCCGGGGCCAGCGGATTCCCGCTGACGCGTTCGCTGGCGGGCGTCGTCCTCGCGCAGACGTTCGTCGCGTCGCCGTTCGTCGTCGTCACCGCGAAGGCGGCCATCGAGAGCGTCGACCGGAGCCTCGAACACGCCTCGCGCTCGCTCGGCAAGCGCAGGTTCACCACGTTCCGACGCGTCACCCTCCCGCTCGCGTGGCCGGGGATTCTGGCCGGCGTCACCCTCGCGTTCGCCCGGGCGATGGGCGAGTTCGGCGCGACCATCATGCTCGCGTACTACCCGCGGACGATGCCGGTCCAGATCTGGGTGTCGTTCACGACACTCGGCCTTGAGAACGCGTTCCCCGTCGCGGTCATCCTCGTCGGTATCGCCGTCGGAACGCTCGTCGTCCTCGACGTCCTCGGAACCAATCCACTGGAGTGA
- a CDS encoding methyl-accepting chemotaxis protein — protein MKIRTKLIVLCLVISLVPVSAVGVAGLQNMESVGSYAQDQSTTTLEDQITGELNDTVQSRQGELQNLLNVRRVDVRSLAESTPVQNYQAAEAGQMELIREQSHRQVGFVALQMHDTVETAKQQILERQYGGQNWEQLSASEQQAVKDEVEATLFGTAGNFTQPSGTLADTHQPGYIGQTGYAYVTTLDSSIVSHHNLADGFNLVEDADLTVFEDIESTVQSEAAIRNGEEWGIAQYDWEDTTQEGNPTEQKFIAYTYYEDFEWVLAPSVYYYELQTSAVENARDGIRDSFESYLNTRTVTADGEERYAYDEIVMTDENGWGVTRAHRNDNGSVVSESLDSTSYANTKWFKNAKTLGKDEVYVGDVRNVNGEQMVYIATPVYHDGEFGGTVALKFDYGIVTDLATGMTVGESGHLSIVNGEGTILSHPDESVVTAGSSITSQQYGSLTDIAKEQILAGDSGLETYTRTASDGAKSNYYVAYAPLQFGDKQLAVLGTVPETDVTGPSAALAAALDDRTTSARNLLLLLVGGIIVAVVGLGYLAARYFSRPIEAVRDQAKSLSQGNFEDTVEVNAGDDEVGELVDAFDDMRTNLRRQVTELRGVSEGLRQGDLDQDIDTDLPGEFGTIMTDLDDGIGRLQVAFDEIRETSQRIRGGELDQEVDTDLPGEYGEVLADLQGGVRQLSGSFDQLQETSRLLREGVLDQEFDTDLPGQYGVVMTDLEAGLQEIETSLAEVRDVADKFAELSDETAASAEEIKSASQETAQAVEEIASGADQQTEQLQSVSHEMNDLSATIEEVASSAEDVVVTANEAVELADRGRDHAADATHEITAIESEADEAVDQVESLEDQITEINEIVQLITDIAEQTNLLALNASIEAARAGEAGEGFAVVADEIKTLAAEAGDATEEVEQLISEIQDSTDETVEDMQSMQNSVNSGAETIGNAIEMFDDIADAVTDAERGVEEISDAAEDQAVSTEEVVAMVDEVSAVSEESAAEASNVSAATEEQTAAIDEVTTSVQGVSQSAKSLQELVTQFQVGEDSGTSGRDVDASAVSGSVEPATDGGDWEFDRQDD, from the coding sequence GTGAAGATAAGGACGAAGCTCATCGTACTCTGTCTCGTCATCTCGCTGGTTCCCGTCTCGGCCGTGGGTGTGGCCGGCCTCCAGAACATGGAATCCGTGGGCTCGTACGCGCAGGACCAGAGCACCACGACGTTGGAGGATCAGATCACGGGTGAACTGAACGACACGGTCCAGTCGAGACAGGGAGAACTCCAGAACCTCCTCAACGTGCGCCGCGTCGACGTGCGGTCGCTGGCGGAGTCGACGCCAGTCCAGAACTACCAGGCCGCCGAAGCGGGGCAGATGGAACTCATACGGGAGCAGAGCCACCGGCAGGTCGGCTTCGTCGCGCTCCAGATGCACGACACCGTCGAGACGGCCAAACAGCAGATTCTCGAACGGCAGTACGGCGGCCAGAACTGGGAACAGCTCTCCGCCTCGGAGCAACAGGCCGTGAAAGACGAAGTTGAGGCGACGCTGTTCGGGACGGCGGGCAACTTCACCCAGCCCAGCGGGACGCTGGCCGACACGCACCAGCCCGGCTACATCGGTCAGACGGGCTACGCCTACGTGACGACGCTGGACTCCTCCATCGTCTCCCACCACAACCTGGCAGACGGGTTCAACCTCGTCGAGGACGCTGACCTCACCGTCTTCGAGGACATCGAGTCCACGGTCCAGTCCGAGGCGGCCATCCGGAACGGCGAGGAGTGGGGCATCGCCCAATACGACTGGGAGGACACCACCCAGGAGGGCAACCCGACCGAGCAGAAGTTCATCGCCTACACGTACTACGAGGACTTCGAGTGGGTGCTCGCGCCGAGCGTCTACTACTACGAGCTCCAGACGAGCGCCGTCGAGAACGCCCGCGACGGCATCCGCGACTCCTTCGAGAGCTACCTGAACACTCGGACGGTCACCGCCGATGGCGAAGAGCGCTACGCCTACGACGAGATCGTGATGACCGACGAGAACGGGTGGGGTGTCACACGCGCCCACCGGAACGACAACGGGTCGGTCGTCTCCGAGTCCCTCGACAGCACGTCCTACGCGAACACCAAGTGGTTCAAGAACGCGAAGACGCTCGGCAAGGACGAGGTGTACGTCGGTGACGTCCGCAACGTGAACGGCGAGCAGATGGTTTACATCGCCACGCCGGTCTACCACGACGGCGAGTTCGGCGGCACGGTGGCGCTCAAGTTCGACTACGGCATCGTCACCGATCTCGCGACCGGGATGACGGTCGGTGAGTCCGGCCACCTCAGCATCGTGAACGGGGAGGGAACGATTCTGAGTCACCCCGACGAGTCTGTTGTCACCGCAGGGTCGAGCATCACGAGCCAGCAGTACGGCTCGTTGACCGATATCGCGAAAGAGCAGATCCTCGCCGGAGATTCCGGACTCGAGACGTACACGCGAACCGCTTCTGACGGAGCGAAGAGCAACTACTACGTCGCCTACGCGCCGCTCCAGTTCGGCGACAAACAGCTGGCAGTTCTCGGGACCGTCCCCGAGACAGACGTGACCGGGCCGAGCGCGGCGCTCGCGGCGGCCCTCGACGACCGCACGACGTCCGCGCGTAACCTCCTGCTGTTGCTCGTCGGCGGCATCATCGTCGCCGTCGTCGGCCTGGGATACCTCGCTGCGCGGTACTTCTCGCGGCCCATCGAGGCGGTCCGCGACCAGGCGAAGTCGCTCTCGCAGGGCAACTTCGAGGACACCGTCGAGGTGAACGCTGGCGACGACGAGGTCGGCGAACTGGTCGACGCGTTCGACGACATGCGGACGAACCTCCGCCGGCAGGTCACTGAGCTGCGGGGTGTCAGCGAGGGACTCCGCCAGGGTGACCTCGACCAGGACATCGACACTGACCTCCCCGGCGAGTTCGGCACGATTATGACCGACCTCGACGACGGCATCGGTCGGCTTCAGGTCGCCTTCGACGAGATACGGGAGACGAGCCAGCGGATTCGCGGGGGCGAACTCGACCAGGAAGTCGACACCGACCTCCCCGGCGAGTACGGCGAGGTCCTCGCAGACCTGCAGGGGGGCGTCCGACAGCTCTCCGGGAGCTTCGACCAGCTACAGGAGACCAGCCGCCTGCTGCGAGAGGGCGTCCTCGACCAGGAGTTCGACACCGACCTCCCCGGGCAGTACGGCGTCGTGATGACCGACCTGGAGGCCGGCCTCCAGGAGATAGAGACCAGCCTCGCGGAGGTTCGGGACGTCGCCGACAAGTTTGCGGAGCTGAGCGACGAGACGGCCGCGAGCGCCGAGGAGATCAAGTCGGCGAGCCAGGAAACCGCCCAGGCCGTCGAGGAGATCGCCAGCGGCGCCGACCAGCAGACCGAACAGCTACAGTCCGTTTCTCACGAGATGAACGACCTCTCGGCGACCATCGAGGAGGTGGCGTCGTCGGCCGAAGACGTCGTCGTGACGGCGAACGAAGCCGTCGAACTGGCAGACCGCGGCCGCGACCACGCCGCGGACGCAACCCACGAAATCACGGCAATCGAGTCCGAGGCCGACGAGGCCGTCGACCAGGTCGAGAGCCTAGAGGACCAAATCACGGAGATCAACGAGATAGTCCAGCTGATCACGGACATCGCCGAGCAGACCAACCTGCTCGCGCTGAACGCGTCCATCGAGGCCGCCCGCGCCGGCGAGGCCGGCGAAGGGTTCGCGGTCGTCGCGGACGAGATCAAGACGCTGGCGGCGGAAGCCGGCGATGCCACCGAAGAGGTCGAACAGCTCATCTCCGAGATACAGGACAGCACCGACGAGACCGTCGAGGACATGCAGTCCATGCAGAACAGCGTGAACAGCGGGGCCGAGACCATCGGGAACGCGATCGAGATGTTCGACGACATCGCGGACGCGGTGACCGACGCGGAGCGCGGCGTCGAGGAGATTTCGGACGCCGCGGAGGACCAGGCGGTCTCCACCGAGGAGGTCGTCGCGATGGTCGACGAGGTGTCGGCAGTGAGCGAGGAGTCCGCCGCCGAGGCGAGCAACGTGTCCGCGGCGACCGAGGAGCAGACCGCCGCCATCGACGAGGTGACGACCAGCGTCCAGGGCGTCTCGCAGTCCGCGAAGTCCCTCCAGGAACTCGTCACCCAGTTCCAGGTCGGCGAGGACAGCGGAACGAGCGGCAGGGACGTCGACGCCTCGGCGGTCTCCGGGTCCGTCGAACCGGCCACCGACGGCGGCGACTGGGAGTTCGACCGGCAAGACGACTGA